Proteins from a genomic interval of Maylandia zebra isolate NMK-2024a linkage group LG15, Mzebra_GT3a, whole genome shotgun sequence:
- the LOC101478271 gene encoding histone deacetylase 2 has translation MAYTTAGGTKKKVCYYYDGDIGNYYYGQGHPMKPHRIRMTHNLLLNYGLYRKMEVYRPHKATADEMTKYHSDDYIKFLRSIRPDNMSEFSKQMQRFNVGEDCPVFDGLFEFCQLSAGGSAAGSVKLNRQQTDIAVNWAGGLHHAKKSEASGFCYVNDIVLAILELLKYHQRVLYIDIDIHHGDGVEEAFYTTDRVMTVSFHKYGEYFPGTGDLRDIGAGKGKYYAVNFPLRDGIDDESYEQIFKPVMAKVMEMYQPSAVVLQCGADSLSGDRLGCFNLTIRGHAKCVEYIKSFNLPLLMLGGGGYTIRNVARCWTYETAVALDTDIPDELPYNDYFEYFGPDFKLHISPSNMTNQNSQEYMDKIKQRLFENLRMLPHAPGVQMQAIPGDAVPDDTVDEDTEDPDKRLSIRATDKRIACDEEFSDSEDEGEGGRRNTANHKKGAKRPRVDEDKQEGEEKKADIKEEEKTKDSSAEKTDSKSVKTEQTSST, from the exons GGCGGGACCAAGAAGAAGGTCTGCTACTACTACGACG GTGACATAGGAAATTATTACTATGGACAGGGACACCCCATGAAACCACATCGTATCCGGATGACCCACAACTTACTTCTGAACTATGGACTGTACAGGAAGATGGAGGTCTAT AGGCCACACAAAGCCACTGCAGACGAGATGACAAAATATCACAGTGATGACTACATCAAGTTCCTCCGATCCATACGACCAGACAACATGTCAGAGTTCAGCAAACAGATGCAGAGGT TCAATGTTGGGGAGGACTGTCCAGTATTCGATGGCTTGTTTGAGTTCTGCCAACTGTCTGCTGGTGGTTCGGCTG CTGGCTCAGTGAAGCTGAACCGACAGCAGACAGACATTGCAGTGAATTGGGCAGGAGGACTCCACCATGCAAAGAAATCGGAGGCCTCAGGGTTCTGTTACGTCAATGACATTGTGCTGGCCATCCTGGAGCTGCTCAA GTACCACCAGAGGGTGCTGTACATCGACATAGACATCCACCATGGAGATGGAGTGGAGGAGGCCTTCTACACAACAGACAGAGTTATGACTGTGTCCTTCCATAAATATGGGGAGTACTTCCCTGGAACTGGTGACCTTCGG GATATTGGAGCTGGAAAAGGCAAATATTACGCTGTCAACTTCCCACTGCGGGATGGCATAGATGACGAGTCATATGAGCAAATCTTCAAGCCT GTGATGGCTAAGGTGATGGAGATGTACCAGCCCAGTGCTGTGGTTCTTCAGTGTGGTGCAGACTCTCTCTCAGGAGACCGCCTCGGCTGCTTTAACCTCACCATCCGAG GGCATGCCAAATGTGTGGAATACATCAAGTCCTTCAACCTGCCACTGCTCATGCTGGGTGGAGGAGGATACACCATTCGAAATGTGGCCCGATGCTGGACCTATGAGACAGCTGTGGCTCTGGACACTGACATCCCTGACG AACTGCCATACAATGACTACTTTGAGTACTTCGGGCCTGACTTCAAGCTCCACATCAGCCCCTCCAACATGACCAACCAGAACTCACAGGAATATATGGACAAAATCAA GCAGCGGCTGTTTGAGAACCTGCGGATGCTGCCTCATGCTCCAGGGGTTCAGATGCAAGCCATCCCAGGGGATGCTGTCCCAGACGACACAGTGGATGAGGACACAGAGGATCCTGACAAACGCTTGTCCA TCCGTGCTACAGATAAGAGAATAGCCTGTGACGAAGAGTTCTCAGACTCTGAGGATGAAGgggagggaggcaggaggaaCACAGCCAATCACAAGAAAGGAgccaaaaggcccagagtggacGAGGACAAACAGGAAGGAGAGGAGAAGAAAGCTG atataaaagaagaagagaagacaaAAGACAGCAGTGCTGAGAAGACTGACTCAAAGAG TGTGAAAACTGAGCAGACCAGCAGTACCTAA